GACCGTCGTAAACCTTGCGGAAAGGGAGAAGAACATACTCACTGCGGTATTGAATACCATCCCGAATAGAATAATGGAATATAGGATTCCGAGGGCAGGAGAGAGATCGTCCACCATCTTCAGCATCGGCATATCATACGTGCCCACGACCTCTATTTGAGCGAACATAGCTAGATGACTCAATACGATCATCAGACCGAGGACCAGTCCACCTACAAGACCGCCAAGAGAAGAAATGCGCTCATCGTCTTCATTTCCTCCCATCAATAGAGACATGGAAGCTCCTAATGCCAAGTTCAAAGATACATAATTAATGGAGGACATGAACCAATTGGAAACGGCCGATGGCTGCTCCTGAGCAACCGAGTTCCACTCGGAGAACGTCCCGTCCATGGTGATTAAGCTGTATATCGATACACCGACCACCGAAACGACCAGGAATGGGGTGACGCTGCCGATGATCCGAATGACTTTCTCTACATTTAACATAACCGTCGCCAGAACGATAACACTCATAAGAATGACGCCGAATAACGGGGAAAGACCGAACTGCTGACTAGGTATCGATCCAGCACCAGCAATCATGACGACTCCGATACCGAACAAAGTGAAAATGATAACGTAATCAACGACGACCCCTAAGTATTTTCCGCTTACGCGGTAGATCGCTTCTTTATGAGATTTTGCCTTTAAGCGTGTCCCTATTTTTGTAAGCATCATTCCAAGGTAAGCAAAGAGCGCGGTTGAAATGACCGCTCCTATCGTACCGATCGTACCAAAACTCGTGAAATATTGAAGAATTTCCTGACCGGAAGCAAATCCTGCTCCCACAATGATTCCAATGAATGCACTAGCAATTTTCAATACCCTAATCAAAACATACATCCTCCCAACTCTGTCTTCACCTGGTGATTCAACAAAATGTAAAGGCTTTCAAACCGGTTGAACTACCTCAGCTTATCATGAATGCGTTTTCTTATGTTTGTCATTTTAAACAAACCATAACATATATGTTCGTTTATTTACACAAATAAATCAAGTGTAAAAATGCGGATGTCTGTTCTGAGAAAGCATGATAAAATAGAACTAACCATTGTTATAGAAGGAGAACGGCTATGAAACATTCGACACGTCAGCACCACCCCTATAAAGATATGTTGGATTCTCCAGAGGGGATGGCGGATCAAATTGCCGACAATCTTGGCTGTCCCGTGACTATCGAAGATGCAAACCATCACATTGTTTCCTACAGCAAGCATGAGTCCAACGTCGACGATGCGCGAACGGCTACGATTATGCGGCGT
This sequence is a window from Bacillus sp. SB49. Protein-coding genes within it:
- a CDS encoding YkvI family membrane protein — its product is MIRVLKIASAFIGIIVGAGFASGQEILQYFTSFGTIGTIGAVISTALFAYLGMMLTKIGTRLKAKSHKEAIYRVSGKYLGVVVDYVIIFTLFGIGVVMIAGAGSIPSQQFGLSPLFGVILMSVIVLATVMLNVEKVIRIIGSVTPFLVVSVVGVSIYSLITMDGTFSEWNSVAQEQPSAVSNWFMSSINYVSLNLALGASMSLLMGGNEDDERISSLGGLVGGLVLGLMIVLSHLAMFAQIEVVGTYDMPMLKMVDDLSPALGILYSIILFGMVFNTAVSMFFSLSARFTTVGTPAHRKFVTVSIIAAFILSFAGFTKLVSIFYPVIGYMGIFLILALITAPFRLKQEMHNQERRSA